One genomic region from Oncorhynchus gorbuscha isolate QuinsamMale2020 ecotype Even-year linkage group LG13, OgorEven_v1.0, whole genome shotgun sequence encodes:
- the LOC123992403 gene encoding vegetative cell wall protein gp1-like yields MKQPVWPMACPFLSLPLPCLSTLWPTPALPLHPTPTLPLHPLAHPGPASPTPGPPRPCLSNPWPTPALPLHPTLALPLHPTPALPLHPWPTTALPLQPLAHPGPASPPLAHPGPASPTPGPPRPCLSTPSRPCLSTPPWPCLSTPWPTPALPLQPLAHPSPASPTPGTPRPCLSTPWPTPALPLQPLAHPGPASPPLAHPGPASPTPGPPRPCLSTPWPTPALPLHPLGPPRPCLSTPPLPCLSTPPRPCLSTPCPPRSCPPGSVHARVPLTNLLMAQASCPRDPYLHISITQISSSGCQ; encoded by the coding sequence ATGAAGCAGCCCGTCTGGCCCATGGCCTGTCCTTTTCTGTCACttcccctgccctgcctctccacCCTCTGGCCCACCCCGGCCCTGCCTCTCCACCCCACCCCGACCCTGCCTCTCCACCCCCTGGCCCACCCCGGCCCTGCCTCTCCAACCCCTGGCCCACCCCGGCCCTGCCTCTCCAACCCCTGGCCCACCCCGGCCCTGCCTCTCCACCCCACCCTGGCCCTGCCTCTCCACCCCACCCCGGCCCTGCCTCTCCACCCCTGGCCCACCACGGCCCTGCCTCTCCAACCCCTGGCCCACCCCGGCCCTGCCTCTCCACCCCTGGCCCACCCCGGCCCTGCCTCTCCAACCCCTGGCCCACCCCGGCCCTGCCTCTCCACCCCATCCCGGCCCTGCCTCTCCACCCCACCCTGGCCCTGCCTCTCCACCCCCTGGCCCACCCCGGCCCTGCCTCTCCAACCCCTGGCCCACCCCAGCCCTGCCTCTCCAACCCCTGGCACACCCCGGCCCTGCCTCTCCACCCCCTGGCCCACCCCGGCCCTGCCTCTCCAACCCCTGGCCCACCCCGGCCCTGCCTCTCCACCCCTGGCCCACCCCGGCCCTGCCTCTCCAACCCCTGGCCCACCCCGGCCCTGCCTCTCCACCCCCTGGCCCACACCTGCCCTGCCTCTCCACCCCCTTGGCCCACCCCGGCCCTgcctctccaccccacccctgccctgcctctccacCCCACCCCGGCCCTGCCTCTCCACCCCCTGCCCCCCCCGGTCCTGCCCACCTGGCTCAGTACACGCCCGTGTGCCTTTGACCAATCTCCTCATGGCTCAGGCCTCCTGCCCCAGGGACCCATATCTGCACATCTCTATAACACAGATAAGTTCTTCAGGGTGCCAGTAA